The genome window GAACCTTCGTTGGCCATAGCCGATCCCCACAATCTAGTATGTTTATTCAGCCTGAGCGCTAGGTTATACAGCACAACACGCTGCGAGCCGCCGCTACCTCAGGTTCCTTCGGGTCTTCATTTATAACATGTAAATATGACATATTCACTACTTGCTTGTTCCGCTCTTTGGCAGCGCCCATCGATTCTGCCGTATAAAAAACGGTGGTCTTTTATAACATGGAGAGTATGACATAGTCATAATTTGTAAGTTCCGCTGCAGGAAGCACGCTGCTATCTCTTTGTATTAACTGCAAAGGGCAACGGGCGCTTCGACTGGCGAACAGCGCACGAAATCATTGCCGGGAGCGGCATAACGACAAGCCGGCGCGCGCCTTTGCGAGAACACCAGTGAAAGTGCTTGCTTAGTATTGCCCCACCATCGCGTAAGCGTCGCCCTCTGACGCGCAAACGGTTGCGCCACGCCTAGTTGTCCCCTCACCCAGCCCCGCTCCTCGGGGACCGCACTGCAGTACAGTCCGGCTACGGCGGTGCAAAGCATGCTTCGAAAGTTCCGCCTTCGCCCCGGCGGGAGAGTGAGTCAGGCATTCGCTCCGCGATTCGCACGGTAAAGAGAACGGGTTTATTGCTGTGAATATATACTGTGAGGGCCGGAGTGAGGCTGGCAGGATCGGCAATTGCAGGGTCTCAAAATCGGGAGCCTGATATTCAGTTTTTGACAACGTGCGAACAAACGTGTAAAACAGCATCCGCTAGGGTATTTACCTATAAGCATTTGAAATAATAGGTATTTTCTATATAAATAGGTAATTAAGCATGATCAATAACAGCAAAACGCGTCAAAACGGTTTTACCTTGATAGAGTTAATGATTGTGGTCGCCATCGTAGGCATATTGGGAACCGTGGCGTTTCCCGCCTACCAGGATTACGCCATACGCAGTCAGGTATCGGAAGCAATATCGCTGGCCGGCGCTGCAAAAACAGCAATCACCGAAGTTTACATGCAATCCGGCAAAGCCCCGGCGAACAGAACGGCGGCAGGATTAAGCGCTATCGGCAGCGATACATCCGGCGCCTACGTGTCGGCGCTCGATATCAAAAACGGCGTCATTACCGCGACGTTCAGCAGTACGCCGCCGCAGCGAGCCCACACCGGCATAAATGCGAAAACGCTGACTTTCGTTCCGTTTTTAAGCACAGAGGGAGGCGTCGCCTTCAAATGCCGCGCGCTCGGCTCCTCAGCGACGACAGGCTCTGGCACCTTGATGACCGGCTCGGCTGATAGCAGCGGCAGTCTGGAAGGAAGATACGCGCCGCAGGAATGCCGGCTATAACGCGCGACCGCTATTGCCGATCAGAACGGACGAATTCTGCTGTTCCAGCCGGCGATGACCCAAGGTATACCTGACTCGACACGCGAACATGATGAATAGCCCCGATAGAAACCGGTTGAGGCGCGCCTTGCGCCTCAACCACGATAATGATGGTACAGGCCGACCCTCCCCCTGCATGCATAGGTATGATATCTACACAAGCTCCCTCTCCTGTGGGACCCCGTGAACGGATACGTAACCACAACGCAAGCCCGTTGCCGTAGTTTTTCCCTGATATTGCC of Candidatus Methylospira mobilis contains these proteins:
- a CDS encoding pilin; this encodes MINNSKTRQNGFTLIELMIVVAIVGILGTVAFPAYQDYAIRSQVSEAISLAGAAKTAITEVYMQSGKAPANRTAAGLSAIGSDTSGAYVSALDIKNGVITATFSSTPPQRAHTGINAKTLTFVPFLSTEGGVAFKCRALGSSATTGSGTLMTGSADSSGSLEGRYAPQECRL